The Planctomycetia bacterium genome contains the following window.
CATTGCAATGGCAACTGCTAGCCGCCGCTCGGCGTGTTTCTGAGACATATCATTGGTGAGCAAGGACCGCCAAAACGGCGAAGGGTGTACACCCATGGGGACGGAGTCTGCGCCGAAGGCGTGCGAGTCTCCCCCGCGGCGGTTGGACGAAATACGAAGCGCGTTGCTCGGACGCCATCGATCGAGCGGAAACGCGGCGAAGGAAAACTGATCTATGAGCCATAAAGCTCGACACAAACCGAACCTGCGAATCTCCGAACGAGGTGAGCTGCCTTCGCAGCCAACCGTCACGGCAGCGCCGCTGGGCGTCAAAACCACCCAATGGGCATTGGCGTGGGGGGCACTCTTTGCCACGGTGTTTTTGTGGTCCTATTGGACAACAATCGTCGAACTGGTCGATCGATGGGAGCGCGTGGCCGATTATTCCCACGGATTCTTAGTGCCGCCGTTGGCACTGGCGTTTCTTTGGTTTCGGCGCGCGGATTGCCCGCAGGTCTGGGCGCCGGCGCCGCTGGTGGGGTTGGGTGTTGTGGCCAGTGCTACGTTGTTCCGCTACCTGGGAGCGCGCATCTTCTTGCCGTCTTTTGACGGTTGGTCGATCCCTTTCTGGTTGACCGGCGTATGCATCTGGTATGGCGGCTGGCCACTGCTGCGATGGTGTATGCCGTCGTTGCTGTTTCTACTGTTCATGGTGCCGTTGCCCTACCGCATGGAGTACGCGATGGGGATGCCGCTGCGCCAGGTCGCGACCAAGGCCAGTTGCTGGGCGTTACAAACGTTGGGACAACCCGCCGTGGAAGAAGGCGTGAAGATCTTGATGAGTGAGCAGGAGTTGGACGTCGCGCAGGAATGCAGCGGCCTGAGAATGTTGGTGGGAATCACCGCCCTGGCCTCGGCCTATGTGATGTTCTCGCGAAAGCCTTGGTGGCAAAAGTCAATCTTGATTGTCGCCGCGGTTCCGGTGGCGGTATTGGCCAACGTCACGCGGGTCACCATTACCGCGTTCTTGTACGAGCACGTCTCGTCGGACGCCGGCAAGACGTTTTCCCATGACGCGGCGGGATGGGTCACCAATTGCGCCGCGGCGCTGCTGTTCGGCCTCGTCCTCTGGCTGTGTGGAAAACTATTCGTGGAATATGAAGAGGCGGGAAAGTCCTCTTTGATCGGAATGGACGTAACACCCGCCGCGACGAGCTAAGCCTCGGGCGACGTTTGTACTTTAGTTTGAAGTGGCCGGCCCCATGAATCACATCCAAGACGAATCCGACGCGATCGTGCCACGCATCTTGTCGCCGTGGCAACCGCCCATTGTGCAGCGGCACGACGCCGACGTCGGGGCATCGCCCGACTCGCCGGCTTCGGCCGGCGGATTGAACGCCGCGCTGATTTGGCACACTTGGCGGCGGTGGTGGCATGCCTGTCTGCCGGCCGGCGCATTATTGGCGTCCTTGGCGGTGCTCGGCGTCTGGGCGACTTTTCGGCCGGTGTATCGAGCGGAAGCCTGGCTTAAAATCGAGTCAAGCGCGCCGTTTTTGGTGTCTCAAAGCGCCGCGGGCGGCGTTTCGATGGGGTCGCAAGACGTTTTTGTTCGCACGCAATTACAGCTGATTCGCAGCCCGGTGGTCATTGAGCCCGTGCTGGAGCGGGCGCCGATCGCGGCGATTCCCGAGATCAGGGCGATGTCCAACCCCGTGGCCACGCTGGGAAAAACAATTTCGGTGGAATCGGACAACGATTCGGAACTTTACCAGGTTACCTACGCCGCAGGTTCGCCTACGGACGCGGCCAATCTCGTGAATGCCGTGTTGGAAGAGTACACGAAGTCGTATGACGACGAGGGCGTGGAGCGCCGCAAAACGATCATTGAGAATCTCGAAGAAGTGGCGAAATCGCACTACACGATTTTGACGGGCCTCCGCGCCAACGTGCAGGCATTGGCCAAGAAGTTGACGGGCGAAGAAGTTATCGGCGCCAGCGATAACGCGGCGGTCGTCTTCGGGAATCCGCAAGAATTGGCGGCACTGTTGTCGGACCTGGGTTCCAGTGAAGTCGACCGGGCTGTCCTGACGGCGGAACTGCAAGCCATGCAAAAGTCGCAGACCGAACATCGCTATGAGCCGCCGGAAGTGCTGGTGCAAGGCGCCATCGAGCAGCATGAAGAAGTGCTTAGGGCGCGCGCCGTGGCGGCGCAGGAACGCCAATTGTTCGACGACAGCGCCGCGGCGTCGACGCGGGGCGCGAACGATCCGCTCTTGGCTCGCCTGAGGAAGCGCGTCGCCGACGCTGAAGTGCTCGTACGCACAACGGAAGACAAGGT
Protein-coding sequences here:
- a CDS encoding exosortase/archaeosortase family protein is translated as MSHKARHKPNLRISERGELPSQPTVTAAPLGVKTTQWALAWGALFATVFLWSYWTTIVELVDRWERVADYSHGFLVPPLALAFLWFRRADCPQVWAPAPLVGLGVVASATLFRYLGARIFLPSFDGWSIPFWLTGVCIWYGGWPLLRWCMPSLLFLLFMVPLPYRMEYAMGMPLRQVATKASCWALQTLGQPAVEEGVKILMSEQELDVAQECSGLRMLVGITALASAYVMFSRKPWWQKSILIVAAVPVAVLANVTRVTITAFLYEHVSSDAGKTFSHDAAGWVTNCAAALLFGLVLWLCGKLFVEYEEAGKSSLIGMDVTPAATS